A single genomic interval of Flavihumibacter rivuli harbors:
- a CDS encoding dienelactone hydrolase family protein, with protein sequence MANIDQASVRIPVGRTHLDGLLILPPNPKGMVIFSHGSGSSRFSPRNQMVARFLNGLHFGTLLFDLLTDMEDIDYSMRFNIPLLTERLVLGTEWLIQQPNTKALPYAFFGASTGAASALKAAAHLPATTAVVSRGGRPDLAMDELHLVNAPTLLIVGSRDHDVLRLNETAYAELPGIKQLSIVEGATHLFEEAGKMEEVCRLAGDWFTKYLF encoded by the coding sequence ATGGCCAATATCGACCAGGCCTCGGTGAGGATACCCGTTGGCCGAACCCATTTGGATGGACTACTCATCCTGCCCCCCAACCCGAAAGGGATGGTGATCTTTTCCCATGGCAGTGGCAGCAGCCGCTTCTCCCCCCGTAACCAGATGGTCGCCCGATTCCTCAATGGCCTGCATTTTGGCACCCTGCTATTCGACCTGCTGACCGATATGGAAGACATTGACTATTCCATGCGCTTCAATATTCCCCTGCTGACGGAAAGGCTGGTGCTTGGTACAGAATGGCTCATCCAGCAACCCAATACCAAGGCCCTCCCCTACGCCTTTTTCGGTGCCAGCACCGGTGCGGCTTCAGCCCTAAAGGCTGCTGCACATTTGCCCGCCACCACTGCCGTAGTAAGTCGGGGTGGCCGGCCCGACCTCGCTATGGACGAATTGCACCTGGTGAATGCACCTACCCTGCTCATTGTGGGCAGCCGCGACCATGATGTGCTCCGGTTGAATGAAACTGCCTATGCCGAATTACCGGGCATAAAACAGTTATCCATTGTGGAAGGTGCCACCCATCTTTTCGAGGAAGCAGGTAAGATGGAAGAAGTCTGCCGGTTGGCCGGCGATTGGTTTACCAAATACCTCTTTTAA
- a CDS encoding phosphoribosyltransferase: MMFRNRIDAAEQLVPRLQAYKGKEGIVLAVPRGAIPMGYVLAKALNMPLDIVLTKKIGYPGNPEYAIGAAGLEDAYMVPHPDVTDNYIRETTEKARVRLKEMNKVFRNDQPLPDLKGKVVIIVDDGLATGSTMMATVRMLKKSQPARLVVAVPVASDSAVAKLQPEVDDLVCLSVPDTFYGVGQFYDDFPQVEDHEVLAWLKKK, encoded by the coding sequence ATGATGTTCCGCAACAGGATCGACGCAGCCGAACAACTGGTCCCCAGGCTCCAGGCCTATAAAGGCAAGGAAGGGATCGTATTGGCCGTTCCACGCGGAGCCATTCCCATGGGCTATGTATTGGCAAAGGCCCTGAACATGCCACTGGATATTGTCCTTACCAAGAAGATCGGCTATCCCGGCAACCCAGAATATGCTATTGGCGCAGCGGGATTGGAAGATGCCTATATGGTTCCCCATCCCGATGTAACGGACAACTATATACGCGAAACGACCGAGAAGGCCAGGGTGAGGCTGAAGGAAATGAACAAGGTCTTCAGGAATGATCAACCCCTACCCGACTTGAAAGGAAAGGTGGTGATCATTGTAGATGATGGGTTGGCAACTGGCAGTACCATGATGGCCACAGTACGGATGTTGAAGAAATCACAGCCAGCCAGGCTGGTGGTGGCGGTGCCCGTGGCTTCCGATAGCGCGGTAGCCAAACTGCAACCGGAGGTGGATGATCTGGTATGCCTATCGGTACCAGATACTTTCTATGGCGTCGGGCAATTCTATGACGATTTTCCCCAGGTAGAAGACCATGAGGTGCTCGCCTGGTTGAAGAAAAAATAG
- a CDS encoding YciE/YciF ferroxidase family protein, producing MEKIRDIVTLYDLLIMELKSLHEGEAHWAKELERMSNHATELELAALFIRDSQSAQRHAGKLRMLLESLGSSAAGHRNAVIGGIVHELNELMAKSSDHEVLNAGMILIQQCVNHYNIAKYGTLSAYCRLLQREDFAGELHLMLLEEKEQDELLSRLAEEKINKQAKSSLIL from the coding sequence ATGGAAAAGATCAGGGATATTGTGACGCTCTATGATCTATTGATCATGGAATTAAAGAGCCTGCATGAGGGAGAAGCCCATTGGGCAAAGGAATTGGAACGCATGTCGAACCATGCCACGGAACTGGAGTTGGCAGCCTTGTTCATCCGCGACAGCCAGTCGGCGCAGCGCCATGCAGGGAAATTGAGGATGCTATTGGAATCCCTGGGCAGCTCGGCAGCTGGACATAGGAATGCGGTGATCGGGGGTATTGTGCATGAACTGAATGAGTTAATGGCGAAATCTTCTGACCACGAGGTGCTGAATGCGGGAATGATCCTGATACAGCAGTGTGTGAATCATTATAATATTGCCAAGTACGGTACCCTGTCGGCTTATTGCAGGTTGCTGCAAAGGGAGGATTTTGCCGGGGAACTGCACCTGATGTTATTGGAAGAAAAGGAGCAGGATGAGCTATTGTCACGCCTGGCGGAGGAAAAGATCAATAAACAGGCAAAGTCTTCATTGATACTATAG
- a CDS encoding RMD1 family protein yields the protein MYKVLAFQVADSIDIKNLKTAFTGEIYHSDSDEVLYRIAEDKFIFVIKYGVVSFLNQTEVEMSTFLQFIAPYCRYPLDKRLSEEIDIDTNADRIYFEFNKVGIPSADPEMLRLIMMHVSQSVALDHFEQLTDQLIAEANTHTQTLEVKGKLELGGTNLKRYIGKTLNLKNRIAENLYIFDSPEETWEDENLNKLDLGLKRTFDIQARFRTIEEGLAIVKENLELFKDLLQNRNSTTLEWIIIILIAVEVINLFLEKLIK from the coding sequence ATGTACAAAGTATTGGCCTTCCAGGTTGCAGACAGCATAGACATCAAAAACCTCAAGACTGCTTTTACCGGTGAGATCTACCATTCCGATTCGGATGAGGTATTGTACCGGATCGCAGAGGATAAGTTCATCTTTGTCATCAAATACGGAGTGGTCTCCTTCCTGAACCAGACAGAAGTGGAGATGTCAACCTTCCTGCAATTCATTGCCCCCTATTGCCGTTATCCGCTCGACAAGCGACTGAGTGAAGAGATCGATATTGATACCAATGCGGACAGGATCTATTTTGAATTCAATAAGGTGGGGATCCCCAGTGCCGACCCGGAAATGCTGCGGCTCATTATGATGCACGTATCGCAGTCGGTTGCCCTCGACCATTTTGAGCAACTGACCGACCAATTGATCGCAGAGGCCAATACCCATACCCAGACCCTGGAAGTAAAGGGAAAACTGGAATTGGGCGGCACCAACCTGAAACGCTATATTGGCAAGACCCTCAACCTAAAGAACCGGATCGCCGAGAACCTCTATATCTTCGACTCACCTGAAGAAACCTGGGAGGACGAGAACCTCAACAAGCTCGACCTTGGCCTCAAACGCACCTTCGATATCCAAGCCAGGTTCCGAACCATTGAGGAAGGGTTGGCCATTGTGAAAGAAAACCTCGAACTCTTCAAGGACCTCCTCCAAAACCGCAACAGCACTACGCTGGAATGGATCATCATCATCCTGATCGCGGTTGAAGTGATCAATCTTTTCCTGGAGAAGTTGATCAAATGA
- a CDS encoding DUF6891 domain-containing protein: MSPSIKTEALEQLALDIRFGFEQEAELFDSIRDMFYDVEDFDEDWLRKVIAEQYQQHQEESLGWKRPTDFDRLAKAFDELIAARIVCLHHAGHTRQDGVEDCMATIDNLKEMGIHALGYCYYHSQDLARAIDPNIRNLYLGFGSTSEREKDDISIADLVVDTLRKHAFEVNWAGTADQRIEIVNINWQKVPDHENWRSERVIRIMTGEGKGKKPFWKFW, translated from the coding sequence ATGTCTCCCTCCATTAAAACCGAAGCCCTCGAACAGCTCGCCCTGGATATCCGGTTTGGTTTTGAACAGGAAGCCGAACTTTTTGACAGCATACGCGATATGTTCTATGATGTAGAAGATTTTGATGAAGACTGGCTAAGGAAAGTCATTGCAGAACAATACCAACAACACCAGGAAGAGAGCCTTGGCTGGAAAAGACCAACCGACTTCGACCGCCTGGCTAAAGCATTTGATGAATTGATAGCAGCCAGGATCGTTTGCCTTCACCATGCCGGTCATACCAGACAGGATGGCGTGGAAGATTGTATGGCAACCATTGATAACTTGAAGGAAATGGGGATCCATGCATTAGGGTATTGCTATTACCACTCACAAGACCTGGCCCGGGCCATTGACCCTAATATCAGGAATTTATACCTGGGTTTTGGCAGTACAAGCGAAAGGGAGAAGGATGATATTTCTATAGCCGACCTCGTAGTTGATACACTGAGGAAGCATGCTTTTGAAGTCAACTGGGCAGGCACTGCTGACCAGAGGATCGAGATTGTAAATATTAATTGGCAAAAGGTGCCAGACCATGAAAATTGGCGTTCAGAAAGGGTCATCCGCATCATGACAGGCGAAGGCAAGGGTAAGAAGCCTTTTTGGAAATTCTGGTAG
- a CDS encoding (4Fe-4S)-binding protein, with amino-acid sequence MSAESDKRAYSNGEITVIWQPHLCQHSGNCVRNLGSVFRPKEKPWIQLEHASSQAIIEAVGKCPSGALSIKKEE; translated from the coding sequence ATGTCCGCTGAATCTGATAAAAGAGCCTATTCCAATGGCGAGATCACGGTGATCTGGCAGCCCCATTTATGCCAGCATTCCGGCAATTGTGTCCGTAACCTCGGTTCGGTTTTCCGGCCAAAGGAAAAACCCTGGATCCAGTTGGAACATGCCAGTAGCCAGGCGATCATTGAAGCGGTGGGAAAATGTCCCTCAGGTGCCTTGTCAATAAAGAAGGAAGAATAA
- a CDS encoding bleomycin resistance protein — MLTQVHPKLPMRDLAATKSYYQDQLGFSVAGEYPDYLILEKDGIQLHFFAFRDLDPLENYGQVYIRTNAIEALYQSLLDRKVPIHPNGPLQTKPWGQKEFALLDPDHNLLTFGQAV; from the coding sequence ATGCTTACCCAGGTACATCCCAAACTACCTATGCGAGATTTAGCTGCTACCAAATCCTATTACCAGGACCAGCTCGGTTTTTCGGTGGCGGGCGAATATCCCGATTACCTGATCCTGGAAAAGGATGGGATCCAGCTGCATTTCTTTGCTTTCAGGGACCTCGACCCGTTGGAAAATTATGGCCAGGTCTATATCCGCACCAATGCTATTGAAGCGCTTTACCAATCCTTGCTGGACCGCAAGGTACCCATTCATCCCAATGGTCCGTTGCAAACCAAACCCTGGGGACAAAAGGAATTCGCGCTGCTGGACCCGGACCATAACTTACTGACCTTCGGGCAGGCTGTTTAA
- the katG gene encoding catalase/peroxidase HPI, translating into MDKHQQAASGDLSKCPFHNGSMKQAAGGGTRNRDWWPNQLKLNILRQHSELSNPMDKDFNYAREFQSLDLNEVKKDLAELMTNSQDWWPADYGHYGPFIIRMAWHSAGTYRIHDGRGGAGTGTQRFAPLNSWPDNANLDKARLLLWPVKQKYGKKLSWADLMILAGNVALETMGFKTFGFAGGREDVWEPEEDVYWGSEKEWLGDNRYTGDRQLENPLAAVQMGLIYVNPEGPNGKPDPLAAARDIRETFGRMAMDDYETVALIAGGHTFGKTHGAADPGKYVGKEPAAAGIEELSMGWKNTYGKGNAGDTITSGLEGAWTTTPTQWSNNFFENLFGYEWELTKSPAGAYQWKPKDGAGAGTVPDAHDAAKRHAPTMLTTDLALRIDPIYEPISRHFYENPEEFADAFARAWFKLTHRDMGPRARYLGPEVPAEELIWQDPIPAVDHELINEQDIAALKGQILASGLSVSELVSTAWASASTFRGSDKRGGANGARIRLAPQKDWEVNNPAQLSRVLGVLEGIQSAFNKAQTGNKKVSLADLIVLGGAAAIEHAAKLAGHTVTVPFTPGRADASAEQTDVESFAVLEPTADGLRNYSSARAIATAEEMLVDKAQLLTLTAPEMTALVGGMRVLNANYDNSAHGVFTNKPGVLTNDFFVNLLDMGTTWSATSDSQQQFEGRDRKTGAVKWTATRADLIFGSNTELRGIAEVYGCADGKEKFVKDFVAAWVKVMNLDRFDLA; encoded by the coding sequence ATGGATAAGCATCAACAAGCAGCTTCAGGTGACCTGAGCAAATGCCCATTTCATAATGGGTCAATGAAACAAGCCGCCGGCGGTGGTACAAGGAACCGCGATTGGTGGCCCAACCAGTTAAAATTGAACATCCTTCGCCAGCATTCAGAACTGTCCAATCCCATGGACAAGGATTTCAACTATGCCAGGGAATTCCAGTCCCTCGATTTGAACGAAGTGAAGAAAGACCTTGCGGAACTGATGACCAATTCACAGGATTGGTGGCCTGCCGATTATGGCCATTATGGTCCCTTTATCATTCGTATGGCCTGGCATAGTGCCGGTACTTACCGTATTCATGATGGTCGCGGTGGCGCCGGAACAGGAACCCAGCGCTTTGCGCCACTGAACAGCTGGCCTGATAACGCCAACCTCGACAAGGCCCGTCTCTTGTTGTGGCCTGTAAAGCAGAAATATGGTAAGAAATTGAGCTGGGCTGACCTGATGATCCTGGCCGGTAATGTAGCCCTCGAAACCATGGGCTTCAAGACCTTCGGTTTTGCCGGTGGCCGTGAAGATGTGTGGGAGCCGGAAGAAGATGTGTATTGGGGTTCTGAGAAAGAATGGCTGGGTGACAACCGCTATACAGGCGACCGCCAGCTGGAGAATCCCCTGGCTGCTGTTCAGATGGGTCTCATTTATGTTAACCCAGAAGGTCCTAATGGTAAGCCTGACCCCCTGGCTGCTGCCCGTGATATCCGCGAAACCTTTGGTCGCATGGCCATGGACGATTATGAAACGGTTGCGCTGATCGCAGGTGGACACACTTTCGGTAAGACCCACGGCGCTGCTGACCCAGGCAAGTATGTTGGTAAGGAGCCTGCTGCAGCGGGTATCGAAGAGTTGAGCATGGGCTGGAAGAATACCTATGGAAAGGGTAATGCCGGTGATACCATCACCAGCGGCCTGGAAGGTGCCTGGACCACCACGCCAACCCAATGGAGTAATAACTTCTTCGAAAACCTCTTTGGCTACGAGTGGGAACTGACCAAGAGTCCTGCCGGCGCCTACCAGTGGAAGCCCAAGGATGGAGCCGGAGCAGGTACTGTACCTGATGCACACGATGCTGCTAAGCGTCATGCGCCCACCATGCTGACCACTGACCTGGCCCTGCGCATTGATCCCATTTACGAGCCCATCTCCAGGCATTTCTATGAGAACCCTGAGGAGTTCGCTGATGCTTTTGCCCGTGCATGGTTCAAGCTGACCCACCGCGATATGGGTCCTCGCGCCCGTTACCTGGGACCTGAGGTTCCTGCAGAAGAACTGATCTGGCAGGATCCCATCCCGGCTGTGGATCATGAACTGATCAATGAGCAAGATATCGCTGCCCTGAAAGGACAGATCCTGGCTTCCGGACTTTCTGTATCAGAACTGGTGTCCACGGCATGGGCATCTGCTTCTACCTTCCGCGGCTCTGACAAGCGCGGTGGTGCCAATGGTGCCCGTATCCGCCTTGCTCCCCAGAAGGATTGGGAAGTGAACAACCCTGCCCAGTTGTCCAGGGTATTGGGTGTGTTGGAAGGTATCCAGTCTGCTTTCAACAAGGCACAAACCGGTAACAAGAAAGTATCCCTTGCCGACCTGATCGTTTTGGGTGGTGCTGCAGCCATTGAGCATGCAGCCAAGCTGGCCGGCCATACCGTAACCGTTCCATTCACACCTGGTCGCGCAGATGCTTCTGCAGAACAGACCGATGTAGAGTCTTTTGCCGTACTGGAACCAACAGCTGATGGTTTACGTAACTATAGCTCTGCACGTGCTATTGCCACCGCAGAAGAGATGCTGGTGGACAAGGCCCAGTTGCTGACCCTTACTGCTCCTGAAATGACGGCGCTGGTGGGTGGTATGCGTGTGCTGAATGCCAACTACGATAACAGTGCGCATGGTGTATTTACCAACAAGCCTGGTGTGTTGACCAACGATTTCTTTGTGAACCTCCTCGATATGGGTACTACCTGGAGCGCTACTTCCGACAGCCAGCAGCAGTTCGAAGGCCGCGACAGGAAGACAGGTGCAGTAAAATGGACCGCTACCCGTGCCGACCTGATCTTTGGTTCCAATACCGAACTCCGTGGGATCGCTGAAGTATATGGATGCGCTGATGGCAAGGAGAAATTCGTGAAGGATTTCGTTGCTGCCTGGGTTAAGGTGATGAACCTGGACCGTTTCGATCTCGCATAA
- a CDS encoding DinB family protein, protein MLLPILRQLFERDLNRLYKEMESYTHEPSLWVTDKQIANSGGNLCLHLVGNLNTYIGVHLGSSSYVRNRELEFSNKHVPRSQLLDMIIQTKDVVDNTLAGMKEEDLQEDYPIIIWESKTSKGYVLVHLATHLAYHLGQINYHRRLLDA, encoded by the coding sequence ATGCTTCTTCCCATATTAAGGCAATTATTTGAAAGGGACCTGAACAGGCTCTATAAAGAAATGGAATCCTATACCCATGAACCTTCCCTCTGGGTGACAGATAAACAGATCGCCAACTCTGGCGGTAACCTATGCCTGCATCTCGTTGGCAACCTCAATACCTATATTGGTGTTCACCTGGGGAGCTCTTCCTATGTTCGTAACCGTGAGTTGGAATTCTCCAACAAGCATGTTCCCCGCAGCCAGCTGCTGGATATGATCATTCAAACAAAGGATGTGGTGGACAATACCCTTGCCGGAATGAAGGAAGAAGACCTTCAGGAAGATTATCCTATCATCATCTGGGAAAGCAAGACCAGTAAGGGATATGTATTGGTACACCTCGCCACCCACCTTGCTTACCACCTGGGACAGATCAATTACCACAGGAGATTACTAGATGCCTGA
- a CDS encoding DMT family transporter: MPDAIGLFLAISLRILVNPLANVIQKQLTVERNHPLVVNFLTYFFLSIPCLLWLLLTEKRELPFDFWLYAILGGLVGGLGNGFLVKALQKGDLSVLGPINAYKSVVGIITGILLLGEFPNTWGLAGIALIIYGSYFVLDTTEERFSWSLLKQPAIQYRIGAMVLTAVEAVFVKKVIQASDTNMAMVSWCCFGGLFSLVFLLSNRINLKASIRRLGANDYRQFFFLVLCIGLMQYTTNYAFDHMPVGYVLSLFQLSAIVSVWLGHKIFQEKDIRKKLLGSIIMIIGSVLIILMKDQ; this comes from the coding sequence ATGCCTGACGCCATCGGACTTTTCCTGGCCATCAGCCTTCGGATCCTGGTGAATCCGCTGGCTAATGTGATCCAGAAACAACTCACGGTTGAACGCAACCATCCCCTGGTGGTGAACTTCCTTACGTATTTTTTTCTTTCCATCCCTTGCCTGTTATGGTTGCTGTTGACGGAAAAAAGGGAACTACCTTTCGACTTCTGGCTGTATGCAATATTGGGAGGCCTTGTAGGCGGACTGGGGAACGGTTTCCTGGTCAAGGCACTGCAAAAGGGCGACCTATCAGTATTGGGACCAATTAATGCCTATAAGTCAGTAGTAGGGATCATCACGGGCATCCTCCTGCTCGGTGAATTCCCCAATACCTGGGGACTGGCAGGCATAGCCCTGATCATTTATGGCAGCTATTTCGTGCTGGACACCACCGAGGAAAGGTTCAGCTGGTCCCTGCTCAAACAACCTGCCATCCAATACCGGATCGGGGCGATGGTGCTCACGGCAGTAGAAGCCGTGTTCGTGAAGAAAGTGATCCAGGCTTCCGATACCAATATGGCCATGGTAAGCTGGTGTTGTTTTGGTGGCCTTTTCTCACTGGTTTTCCTTTTGTCCAACAGGATAAACCTGAAAGCTTCGATCAGGCGATTGGGCGCAAATGATTACCGACAATTCTTCTTTCTGGTGCTCTGCATCGGCCTCATGCAATACACCACCAACTATGCATTCGACCATATGCCGGTTGGCTATGTATTGTCACTCTTCCAGCTCTCTGCCATCGTCAGCGTTTGGCTTGGACATAAGATATTCCAGGAAAAAGATATCCGCAAAAAGCTGCTGGGTTCCATCATTATGATCATTGGCTCGGTATTGATCATCCTGATGAAAGACCAGTAA
- a CDS encoding vanadium-dependent haloperoxidase, with product MRKHPVWLCLIASLIVVGSMSCNDDDPVVDNDGDITGYPSTLATKWFDLGADLSRVTPGFGPGMVARTMGYSGLALFESIAPAEVVLGRVFSRLSGQSVEPDPGKRYYWPAAANAALAHSFRRYFAAASDANRARIDSLENAQLNELRSGDDTVGIGNAIDFGVRVAEAIFEWSKSDKVLDTWPPFSAPPGPGKWVPTPPAFAPAVVPYWGESRSFVPGIADMLDKDFSIPYDEKPGSVFYAMVDSVYQQSKKLTLRDTLLIRTWADLPINYNGPAHMTKVLTSLIRKENKDLPTAAVLYARHGMAMFDATVLVFRMKYKYNLVRPITYIRNVMGHTNWNTVVVTPPHPEYPSAHSLISGAVVPILENDFGTSYAFTDQTHNELYGSFEYKSIDEYGRSSGYSRFIAGIHYLSSVHTGYDLGKKVGAEVLKLPF from the coding sequence ATGAGAAAGCATCCTGTTTGGCTATGCCTTATAGCCTCTTTAATTGTGGTTGGATCAATGTCTTGCAATGACGATGATCCTGTTGTTGATAATGATGGAGACATCACTGGCTATCCCTCCACTCTTGCGACAAAATGGTTTGACCTTGGGGCAGACTTGTCCAGGGTCACTCCTGGTTTCGGGCCGGGTATGGTGGCCCGCACCATGGGTTATTCAGGTTTGGCGCTTTTTGAGTCCATTGCCCCGGCTGAAGTGGTATTGGGAAGGGTCTTTTCCAGGCTTTCCGGCCAATCGGTTGAACCCGATCCGGGCAAGCGGTATTATTGGCCTGCTGCAGCCAATGCGGCGTTGGCGCATAGCTTCCGGCGGTATTTTGCGGCCGCCAGCGATGCCAATAGGGCAAGGATCGACAGTCTGGAGAATGCCCAGTTAAACGAATTGAGATCGGGTGACGATACAGTTGGAATTGGTAATGCCATTGATTTTGGTGTGCGGGTGGCCGAGGCCATATTTGAATGGAGTAAATCCGATAAGGTATTGGACACCTGGCCGCCATTTTCAGCGCCTCCTGGTCCGGGCAAGTGGGTTCCAACACCTCCTGCATTCGCGCCAGCAGTTGTACCCTATTGGGGGGAAAGCAGGTCTTTTGTTCCCGGTATTGCAGATATGTTAGACAAGGATTTTTCAATCCCTTATGATGAAAAGCCGGGTTCCGTATTTTATGCCATGGTGGATTCTGTTTACCAGCAATCAAAAAAACTTACCTTACGCGATACGCTTTTGATAAGGACCTGGGCTGACCTGCCTATCAATTACAATGGCCCTGCCCATATGACCAAGGTATTGACCTCCCTGATCAGGAAGGAGAACAAGGATTTGCCAACCGCTGCTGTTTTATATGCCCGGCATGGGATGGCCATGTTCGATGCAACAGTGCTGGTGTTCAGGATGAAATACAAGTACAATCTCGTCAGGCCTATTACCTATATCCGCAACGTAATGGGTCATACCAACTGGAATACTGTTGTCGTTACACCTCCACATCCTGAGTATCCATCAGCCCATTCGCTGATCAGCGGTGCAGTCGTTCCTATTCTCGAGAATGATTTTGGAACCAGTTATGCATTTACTGATCAGACCCATAATGAGCTCTATGGTTCATTTGAATATAAGTCTATCGATGAATATGGAAGGTCTTCGGGTTATAGCAGGTTCATAGCCGGCATACATTACCTTTCCTCTGTGCATACGGGTTATGACCTGGGTAAGAAAGTGGGTGCTGAGGTATTGAAATTGCCGTTCTGA
- a CDS encoding vanadium-dependent haloperoxidase, producing the protein MQVKMHYGKGPKKCQFPFNNLFMVSFLVIGFMIMGTACQKPAEPLVTPEEVQAIAQKDNNGWHSPDVVMAWNNAIQTAYTYPVGVGFPPPIISRFFAMYHVAMHDALNNIKPKYATYAYHQRDKDADPDAAVAQAVHDVLKQIGPQGAGFQPFTNLLSGTLAAIPDGDAKTRGIALGKAVAAALLAKRSADAPFLNLNYPTAPPNGDEPGEYRYLPPFNTFALAGFHLQQTWVIPSGDYFRPGPPYAINSDEYTNDYNEVKDYGSLNSTARSPEQSEIGVFWAENSSRGWNSITRDIILKRPGKSMDAWKTARLLALVHMAIADGYINVFDTKIHYNYWRPISAIRLGESDGNPNTSGDPNWTPVLLTPAVGEYSSAHALTGAAAGRVLMRFFGTDRLPFTTNSGYWPTPRSYSSMATAIRDNSLSRIYIGYHFRKAVDEGQKTGYQLGDYVYEHGLAEQ; encoded by the coding sequence ATGCAAGTTAAGATGCATTATGGGAAAGGGCCGAAGAAGTGCCAGTTCCCATTCAATAATTTATTCATGGTCTCTTTTTTGGTCATCGGATTTATGATTATGGGTACTGCCTGCCAAAAGCCTGCAGAGCCACTGGTAACGCCTGAAGAAGTGCAGGCCATTGCCCAAAAGGACAATAATGGCTGGCACTCCCCTGATGTAGTGATGGCCTGGAATAATGCCATTCAAACAGCCTATACCTATCCTGTTGGTGTTGGATTTCCACCGCCTATCATTTCAAGGTTCTTTGCCATGTACCATGTTGCCATGCATGATGCACTCAACAATATCAAGCCAAAGTATGCTACCTATGCCTACCACCAACGCGATAAGGACGCCGATCCGGATGCGGCGGTAGCGCAGGCCGTACATGATGTTCTCAAACAGATCGGTCCACAGGGAGCAGGATTCCAGCCTTTTACCAACCTGCTCTCGGGTACCCTGGCCGCCATCCCTGATGGTGATGCCAAAACAAGGGGGATCGCCCTGGGTAAAGCAGTTGCCGCTGCATTGCTGGCCAAGCGTAGTGCAGATGCCCCTTTTCTTAACCTAAACTATCCCACAGCCCCGCCCAATGGAGATGAACCAGGCGAGTACCGCTACCTTCCCCCTTTCAATACTTTTGCTTTAGCCGGGTTTCACCTGCAACAGACCTGGGTCATTCCTTCCGGTGATTATTTCAGGCCCGGACCGCCTTATGCCATCAATAGCGATGAGTACACCAATGATTACAATGAAGTGAAGGATTATGGGTCACTGAACAGTACTGCCCGTAGTCCGGAACAATCCGAGATCGGTGTTTTCTGGGCAGAGAATTCTTCCAGGGGTTGGAATTCGATCACCAGGGATATTATCCTTAAACGCCCTGGAAAAAGCATGGATGCCTGGAAAACTGCGAGGTTGTTGGCGCTGGTGCATATGGCCATCGCCGATGGATACATTAATGTATTTGATACCAAGATCCACTACAATTACTGGCGTCCTATTTCCGCCATTCGCCTGGGGGAAAGTGATGGTAATCCCAATACTTCAGGTGATCCAAATTGGACACCGGTATTACTGACTCCGGCAGTAGGCGAATATTCATCGGCCCATGCCCTTACAGGTGCTGCGGCCGGCAGGGTGCTGATGCGTTTTTTTGGAACGGATCGTTTGCCTTTTACCACCAATAGTGGCTATTGGCCAACCCCGAGGTCATATTCCAGTATGGCAACCGCTATCAGGGATAATTCCCTTTCAAGGATATATATTGGGTATCACTTCCGAAAGGCTGTTGATGAAGGGCAAAAGACCGGTTACCAATTGGGGGATTATGTTTATGAACATGGATTGGCAGAACAATAA